The following coding sequences lie in one Asterias amurensis chromosome 18, ASM3211899v1 genomic window:
- the LOC139950578 gene encoding uncharacterized protein, protein MSSKTMNGDKRGKGIDDGEEGREGDNEEEEEENIETQESDERASLQKEDTSVVLVTDADMHNADVMDSSIDEERSPRTKCRCFSYETISSGEGCWRKGGKASTKENVRGSGIGTSTGNAFKVWPGKEKV, encoded by the exons atgtcatcaaagacAATGAATGGTGACAAGCGGGGTAAAGGAATTGATGATGGCGAAGAAGGCCGGGAAGGGGAcaatgaggaggaggaggaggagaacATCGAGACACAAGAATCCGACGAGAGAGCATCCCTTCAGAAAGAGGACACAT CTGTCGTACTGGTGACCGATGCTGATATGCACAATGCAGACGTGATGGATTCTTCAATCGATGAAGAGCGTTCACCACGTACAAAATGTAGATGTTTTAGTTATG AAACAATATCTAGTGGTGAAGGCTGCTGGAGAAAAGGAGGCAAGGCCAGTACTAAGGAAAATGTTAGAGGCAGTGGCATCGGTACCAGTACTGGCAATGCTTTCAAAGTGTGGCCAGGAAAGGAAAAAGTGTGA